ACCCCGCCCTTAATGGCTGTACCACTATAAGTTCTTCCTAATCTGAGCGCCAATTGTTCGAAGTATGCCTCGAGATAGTGAGATTGACTACTTTCAGGAAAACCAGATTGTACAAAAAAGCTTATACTCCCTTTAGAAACTTGAAGCTTTTCGATAAATCCCATTACGTGGGAAGGCATTGCATGGACATATAAGGGCATAAAGAACATAACATGTTTCTCACCTTTAAAAGATTCTGCCCACTCCTCCCATTTACCTCGTTTTTTCAAATCACGTATCTCAACCCTATCACCAAGGGCTTCATTCACTTTATTCAGGATAAGTGTTGAGTTGCTACCACTTTTTCTAGGAGAACCGTTGTAAATCACTAGTTTTTCTATCGGTTCAATTGATGAAAAGTCTATAATCTTATTTTTCGCCATCCTTGATTCTAGGTGGTGCAATTGAAGAGCACCACCTTTTACAATGCGGTAGACTTTAGATGATTTAAAATGGTAGGCAGTACGATACAAATAATCTTCAATAATCTGTTCTTCTTGATTTGTTAAGCCTTTCGTATCATAGAAAAATACCATGTCAGGATAGGAGTCATATCTAGCAACATGATGGCACTCCCCATCTATCAATTCAATATATGGGTGGTAGTGGGGAATTGTCCTGTCCAAAAAAGCTTTCGCTTGATGGTTGATAAATCCTTGGGCTGTATCCATTAGTAATATTACAGTATTACTGTTTACATAGTTAGGATAAAATTCAGTCATTTGATCTTTCATTACACATTTACCAGGGGTCCTTAGCCAACATGTCCAACAGCCAGTACATGGAGTTATAGTTTGATCCTCTAATTTAACGATGTTCAATGGTTCATTATAAAGATTTTGGATGGCATCATAAATATCATCCTCTTGTTTTTCCCTTAAATCAAACAAAGTTTTCATTATTATCCCTCCTTAATACCTTTGTTCCTTGTGGTGGGTTCATTTGACCTATTTAACTCGCAATGTAAGGATATACACCCCAAAAACAATATCGTCCACACCAAAAGAGGATTTTCACAAATGATTTCTTTAACTAATCCTTTTCTTCTAGTATCCGAAGCAGCTTTGGCACTATTTTAAATGGGGCAGGAGCCGCTGTTACTTGACTTACAGTTCCTGAAACAATGATATCTAGTTTTTGACAATAAAAAAGCCAAGATCCAACAGCACCAGTATGCCCTATTAATTCAGGCATCTGGCGAAAAGGCGTAAAAAGACGAGGCATTTTAAAGCGCATCATCCCTAGTCCATATTGTATCGGCCAACCTGGTGCTAACAGACTAATTCCAAACCCAAATGTTTGCCACTGAGAAAGCATTAATTGTAAAGTTTCTGGTTTATCAAAAACTTTACCATCGACTAAAGCCCTCATAAACTTGATGAGATCATTCACAGTACTATTAAGATCCCCGAAAGCTCGCATCGCCTGTGGCTTATTGTTAAATGGTGTGTCTTCAATCCAAACTGTAGCAACAGGTCCCAAAGGTTCTAGTGGTTTAGAGCCTGGAAGAAATGTATTTACTAAATGCAAAGGTTGAAAAAGCATATCCTTAAAAGCGTCTTCTATAGTTTTTTTTGTTACCGTTTCAATGATGGCAATTAGCATTTGAAAGTTGGTGTCAGAATAACGTATCCGGTATTTCGTTTTACTAAAGTCTTGAGGCGGGAAAAGGGGAGTATTCACTTTCTGAATTATTTGTAGTGTGTCATCAAGAGACCAGGACATGTCGTTTCCTTCTAGTACTCTATCGATTATTGTTTTACCACCTTTCGCCTTAACCTCCAGATAATCTGGGATCCCAGAGGAATGGCTCATTAGATGCTTGATCGTTAACTGATCATAATAATCTACACCGCTTATGACATGCACCCCCTTTAGCAGATCCCCAGGGAGATAATTGATAACTAAGTCATCAATGGAAAGCTTATTTGTTTCGTGTAACTTGAGGATCGATGAAGCAATGTAGAGCTTTGTTATGCTGGCGATCCAAAATGGCGTATCAATCGCCATAGGCGTTCCATCAGGCTGCGCAATGCCTTTAGCCCCACTCCAACTAAACGAACCATCTCTACTCTCCACAGCCATTATTGCATGCCTGACACCTTTCATACCCATTAGTTGGTCCAAAAGGCCCTGAAGTAACCTTGTTTGCGTTTCATTTGAATTCATTGATATTTTTCACACCTCCGTTACATGAATAGCTTCATGCTATGAAACTTTTTATTTGAACCAGTGCTTCAAGCGAACAGTGTAATAACTAATTAACAAAAATTCCTAATCGCTCCTAAATTATACCACTTAGACCACTTATCTTTCGTAAAACAATAAGAAGATTTTGAAAACAAAACAAAGGGACGGTTGCACGAAAGTCTGAGGTGTAGGAAGCGCGAGAACCGTCCCCACGCTTCTGAAACGCACGAGACTACTAGAAAAACTTTAACGTCGGTGACCTTGCAAGGAATGCTCTATTAAAATTTATGCATATTTTGCTGAAAAACAGCGAAAAACAATTAACAGAATTTTTTAAAAACTGATTGACTTTCATCTTAAAAGAAACTAAGATGTATTTAAGACATCATATGATGTTATATTATATCGGAGGTGCTAATTTTGAAATTAGAACATGTAGAACAAATCAATCATGCTGTTAATGCCGTTAAAGCTAAAGAGGTTAAGAATTTTTATTTTGTTGCGTGTGGAGGTTCGATGGCGTCACTAGCAACTGGAGATTATTTTTTAGATCGGGAAATTGATGTTCCAAGTCGAGTGTATACTTCCAATGAATTCATTCATAGTAACCCAAAGGGATTAGGGAGTAACAGTGTCGTGATCCTTCGTTCTCACTCAGGTACGACGCCAGAGACAGTTGAGGCAGCGAAATTTGCTAGAGAAAAAGGTGCCCTAACAATAGCTATATCAATGGAGGTTGAATCACCTTTATGCCAAGCGGCAGAATACGTGGTCCACTATAATTACAAAGACGGGTCTGATGCTATTGACGGCGAGACTGGGGTTTATTATAGTTTAATTTTCGGTATTCTTAATGCGATCTCTCCAAATGAAAAGTATGATAGAGTCTTAAATCAACTAAATCACTTGGAAAATCTTTTCGAAGTTAACAAAAAAAGGACATTTGAAACAGCCTTTAACTTTGGTAAAGTCAACAAAAGGGAAAAAGTTATTTACACAATGGCTAGTGGCGCATATATTCATCAAGCTTACTCATTTACTAGTTGTTTATTGATGGAAATGCTTTGGATCCATTCTAATGCCATTCATTCTGGTGAATTCTTCCATGGACCGTTTGAAGTAACGGATTATGATGTTCCTTTCTTAATTATCAAAGGAGAAGGCGCTAGTAGACCTTTAGATGAGAGAGCAATTGATTTTGTCCAAAAGTTTAGTGAAAAAGTAGAAGTCGTAGATATTGCAGAGCTTGATTATCAGGGAATTGATGAAGATCTAAAAGAATATTTTGGACCTGCAATTGCTGGAGTTGTTTTACGTCAGTATGCTGATGGATTAGCTGAACATACGGGGCATCCGTTATCTGTTAGACGTTATATGTGGAAAATGGAATATTAAAAACAAACTAACATTTTAAAAAGGGGCGTAGTAAAAATGAGAAGATTATTTGCATTCGTCATTCTAGTACTGTTTCTTGTTCCTCTAGTTGTGGCTTGTTCATCTGGAGAAAACAATTCTTCTAAAGAAGTAACTGGCGAGGAAACCGTTGAAATTAATTTCTTCCATAGATGGCCAAATGAGCCACGTAAGTCTTTTTATGATGATAAAATAAAAGAGTACATGGATGCAAATCCACATGTGAAAATTAATGTTGATGCTGTTCTAAACGATTCCTATAAAGAAAAAATTAGAGTACTAGTTTCAAATGATAATCTTCCAGATATTTTTACATCTTGGTCAGACTCCTTTGCACTTAACCTTGTTTCTTCAGAGCGAATTAAACCTTTAAATGAAATTTTAGAGGCTGATAAAGCTTGGTCAGGAAATATTATCGAATCTCAATATGGTGGCTTTACGTTTGATGGTGTTACCTATGGTGTTCCATTTACAATGGATGGTAAGGCTTTCTTCTATAACAGAGAAATTTTTGAGGAACATAATATTCAAGTGCCAAAAACGTATGATGAGTTCATTAATGCATTAGATCAGCTACAAGCTGCTGGTTACGAAACGCCGTTGGTAGAAGGGTTAACAAATGCCTGGGCAGTATCGCACTATATGGGATCCATTTTTCAAAGATTGCTAGATCCTGAGGTGTTAGCTGCTGACTATAATGCGAAGACTGGTGAGTTTACTGATCCTGGTTACATTAGAGGATTAGAGGTCTTTCAAGAGTTAACTACTTATATGGGTGATCTCTCGACTGCAATTGACCATGAAACAGCAAGAAATATGTTCGGCAATGGTGATATTCCTATCGTTTATATGCAGTTTGCAGAAATTAAGCTAGTGAAAAACATTGGTGGGGTGGAGTTTGGCTTCTTTAACTTCCCTAAATTCGCAGATGGAAAAGGAGACCCTGATGCGTTAACAGGTGCTCCAGAAGGTTGGATGTTAAGCAAAAATGCTCCACAAGAAGCAGTTGATTTCTTGAAGTTTTTAACTTCACAAGAAACTGCTTATGAATTTACAAAAGTTGATGGGCAATTAAATGCTATTAAAGGCGGAGTTGATGAGGGGAATACAAGTCCTGAAAGCTTCGAAGCATATAACATTGTATTAAATGCCACAGCCCCAGTCCCATGGTTTGATAATGCTGTTAATATTAACATTGCTGATATTTTCATGAGAGGTGGCCAGTCATTAGCAACTGGTCAGATGACTCCTCAAGAAATTGTCGATGATGTCAAACAGCGTGCAGCTCGCCTGAGAACTGAATAACAGTTTATTTCTCAACTGATCTAAGATTCAGGGACGTCCTGAATCTTAGATTTATAAATTACTAAGTTAGGGGTGACATCCATTGCCTAAGTATAGAAGTAGGATGGCTTCAATTCTTTTCTTGCTCCCAAGTATTGTTTTACTTCTCATTTTTGTATTTATACCTCTAATACAAAACTTCTACAATAGTTTCTATGACTTCTCGGTTTTTTCTCAGACAAAAACGTTTGTAGGATGGGACAACTTTAAGATATTTTGGGACGATAAAGTTGTGAAAGTTGCTTTAGCAAATAACGTAAAATATGCTGTTATTTCAGTAGCCTTGCAGGTTGCTTTTGCCCTAGTGTTAGCCTATATACTAGAAGAAAAAGTATTTAGAAGAGTTGCACCATTTTTTTAGAGTCGTTTATTTTATGCCAGTAATGATCTCAATTTCAGTTATTGCACTACTTTTTGGATTTATATATAATCCACAGATGGGCCTATTAAATAGTTTTTTAGAATTGATAGGACTAGAACAATTTGCAAAACCTTGGCTTGGTAATTCTACCACAGCTATCTATGCTGTCATTGCCATGTCACAATGGCAAAGTATAGGTTTTATCATGGTATTGTTTATCGTTGCTATTCAGAAAATTCCAAAAGAACAATATGAAGCAGCAGACATAGATGGGGCTGGGAGAGTTCGCAAATTCGTCAGTGTAACTGTACCACAGGTAAAAGAGGCAATCTTTGTAAACACGCTCATTACAATTACGGGATCAATGTTAGTATTTAACGAACCTTATATTTTAACAAATGGTGGGCCAGGTTTTAGCTCTACAACGATGGCTGTTCATATGTATCAGGAGGGGTTTGTAAAGGATAATATGGGTTATGCCTCAACTCTAGCAGTGGTCATTTTTGTCCTCACAGCGATACTAGCATTAATTCAAATACGTTTGTCTCGTACCGGAAAGGATGATTAAAATGGCGGTTTTTAACAAATCATCTTATAAAAATAAGCATTTTGGCTTTGGAGAAGGTTTGACATTGCTAGGTTTAATTATAGGTGCCATCGTTATTCTTTACCCTCTTTTTTGGATGGTCGTGTCATCAATGAAAACCTATGATGAAATTTATAACAATGTTTGGGGGTTTCCTAGTAACTGGCAAATCCAGAACTACGTCGAAGCATGGTCAAAGGGGATCTCAAGTTACTTTATTAACAGTGTGATAGTCACCGGAACCACTATTATCGCAGTGATTGTTTTTGGTTCAATGGCAGCATTTTCATTGGCTAGGTATCGTACTCGAATGATTGACCTTGCACTCGTGTTTATTATTGCCGGGATGATGATTAATCCTCAAGTAGCCATTGTACCATTGTTTGGGATTTTAAGTTCTTTGGACATTATCAATACAAGATGGGCGCTTATATTACCTTATATCGCTTTTCGATTGCCGATTACCATTTTATTAATCCGCTCCTATTTTTTAAGTATTCCTAAAGAACTTGAAGAGTCTGCGATTATTGATGGCTGTAGCGAATTTGGCATCTATTGGAAGATTTATCTTCCTATCGCAAAACCAATTTTGATAACAGCTGTAGTTTTAACCGCATTTTTTGCCTGGAATGAGTTTCTCTTTGCTACTATCTTCATAGATTCTAACTCATTGAAGACCATTCCATCAGGTTTAATGAATTTTAGGGATGCATTAAGGACTGATTGGGGCGTTCTATTAGCGGGGATGGTTATTTCGTCATTGCCGATGATCGTACTCTTAGTTGCACTTCAAAAACATTTAGTAAGAGGTTTATCAGAGGGATCTGTTAAAGGTTAAAAAGAAAGGAAGATTTTATGAAAATTATTGCTGTTGGAGATAATGTTGTCGATTGTTACTTAGATCAGGGAAATTATTACCCTGGGGGAAATTGCGTGAACGTTGCAGTTAACTGTAAGC
The window above is part of the Anaerobacillus sp. CMMVII genome. Proteins encoded here:
- a CDS encoding serine hydrolase: MNSNETQTRLLQGLLDQLMGMKGVRHAIMAVESRDGSFSWSGAKGIAQPDGTPMAIDTPFWIASITKLYIASSILKLHETNKLSIDDLVINYLPGDLLKGVHVISGVDYYDQLTIKHLMSHSSGIPDYLEVKAKGGKTIIDRVLEGNDMSWSLDDTLQIIQKVNTPLFPPQDFSKTKYRIRYSDTNFQMLIAIIETVTKKTIEDAFKDMLFQPLHLVNTFLPGSKPLEPLGPVATVWIEDTPFNNKPQAMRAFGDLNSTVNDLIKFMRALVDGKVFDKPETLQLMLSQWQTFGFGISLLAPGWPIQYGLGMMRFKMPRLFTPFRQMPELIGHTGAVGSWLFYCQKLDIIVSGTVSQVTAAPAPFKIVPKLLRILEEKD
- a CDS encoding SIS domain-containing protein; the protein is MLILKLEHVEQINHAVNAVKAKEVKNFYFVACGGSMASLATGDYFLDREIDVPSRVYTSNEFIHSNPKGLGSNSVVILRSHSGTTPETVEAAKFAREKGALTIAISMEVESPLCQAAEYVVHYNYKDGSDAIDGETGVYYSLIFGILNAISPNEKYDRVLNQLNHLENLFEVNKKRTFETAFNFGKVNKREKVIYTMASGAYIHQAYSFTSCLLMEMLWIHSNAIHSGEFFHGPFEVTDYDVPFLIIKGEGASRPLDERAIDFVQKFSEKVEVVDIAELDYQGIDEDLKEYFGPAIAGVVLRQYADGLAEHTGHPLSVRRYMWKMEY
- a CDS encoding ABC transporter substrate-binding protein, which gives rise to MRRLFAFVILVLFLVPLVVACSSGENNSSKEVTGEETVEINFFHRWPNEPRKSFYDDKIKEYMDANPHVKINVDAVLNDSYKEKIRVLVSNDNLPDIFTSWSDSFALNLVSSERIKPLNEILEADKAWSGNIIESQYGGFTFDGVTYGVPFTMDGKAFFYNREIFEEHNIQVPKTYDEFINALDQLQAAGYETPLVEGLTNAWAVSHYMGSIFQRLLDPEVLAADYNAKTGEFTDPGYIRGLEVFQELTTYMGDLSTAIDHETARNMFGNGDIPIVYMQFAEIKLVKNIGGVEFGFFNFPKFADGKGDPDALTGAPEGWMLSKNAPQEAVDFLKFLTSQETAYEFTKVDGQLNAIKGGVDEGNTSPESFEAYNIVLNATAPVPWFDNAVNINIADIFMRGGQSLATGQMTPQEIVDDVKQRAARLRTE
- a CDS encoding carbohydrate ABC transporter permease, which codes for MAVFNKSSYKNKHFGFGEGLTLLGLIIGAIVILYPLFWMVVSSMKTYDEIYNNVWGFPSNWQIQNYVEAWSKGISSYFINSVIVTGTTIIAVIVFGSMAAFSLARYRTRMIDLALVFIIAGMMINPQVAIVPLFGILSSLDIINTRWALILPYIAFRLPITILLIRSYFLSIPKELEESAIIDGCSEFGIYWKIYLPIAKPILITAVVLTAFFAWNEFLFATIFIDSNSLKTIPSGLMNFRDALRTDWGVLLAGMVISSLPMIVLLVALQKHLVRGLSEGSVKG